The genomic segment ATGTCATTCTGGAAGAAACTCTCGACCGTCGCGCTGACTGCTGTCATCGGGGTATCAACATTCTCTGGGGCACAAGCTGCTAATCGTCCAACATCGATGTCACCGAACGCAATGGTGACGACTCCTCACTATCTGGCTACGGCTGCGGCCCTGAAGACATTGGAAAACGGTGGTAATGCAGTAGATGCTGCTATTACAGCCGCTTCCACATTAGCTGTCGTCTATCCTCATTACACAACCATTGGCGGAGATAACTTCTGGCTCATCTACAATGCCAAAACAAAAGAACTGAAGGCGCTGAACGGCAGTGGTCGCGCAGGCGAAAAGGCAACCATCGACTATTACAAAGGCAAAGGCTACGAAAAAATCCCGTCCCGCGGTTATGAATCGGCAAACACTGTCCCTGGTGTCGTCTCCGGCTGGTGGGAGGCGTACAACTACGCCCATAAAAGCATGGGCAACAGTAAGCTTCAATGGCACAAACTGCTGGAGCCGGCCATTGGATACGCCGAGAACGGATATCCAGTCTCCCCCAACCAAGTATATTGGACGAAATACGCGACAGATCCAACTGACAATGACTTGAAAAATCTTCAACGTTTTGATGGATTCCGCAAAACATTCCTGAAGCCCAACGGCGATCCCTATGCCGCAGGCGAAATTCTTAAACAAAAGGATCTTGCCAATACTTTGCGAATCATTGCAAAAAAAGGCGCTGACGGTTTTTATAAAGGAGAAGTTGCTAAAAAAATCGTAGCAGACATGCAAGCCAACGGAGGATTGCTCACGTTGAAAGATTTTGAGAAGCACACCTCCACTTGGGCAGATCCAATTTCGGTAGACTACCGCGGTTATAAAGCGTACAACGTTCCGCCTAACTCCCAAGGCATGGCATCGCTCTCCATTCTTAATGTTCTGAATAATTTTGACCTCAAGAGCATGGGTGAAGGAACACCCGATTACTATCATACGATTGTAGAAGCTACCAAACAGTCTTTTGCTGACCGCGACAAATGGCTGACTGACCCTGCCTTTGTGGATATCCCTGTGGATGAGCTGTTGTCCAAGGAGCACGGGAAAGATTTAGCTGCGCGCATTGATATGAAGCAAGCCGCCAAATCCGTAGAACCGCTTGATCCAAAAGGCGATACAACCTGGTTCGGGATCGTCGACAAAGATGGCAATGCAGTGTCCATCATTCAGAGTCACTACTTTGACTGGGGTTCCGGCATCGTAGCGAAAGATACGGGCATCCTTTTGCAAAACCGCGGAAGCTATTTCTCTTTGGATCCCAAACACATCAATCACTTGGAACCAGGAAAACGCACTTTCCACACAATTAACCCAGCGATGCTCTTTAAAGGGGACAAGCCTTATCTCCTCTACGGAACACAAGGGGGAGAAGGACAGCCGCAAACGCAAGCCGCTCTCGTCACGCGTATCGTCGACTTTGGTTTCAGCGTGCAAGACGCAATCGAAGCGCCAAGATGGCTGCATGGACGCAACTGGGGATCTGCTTCCAACAATCTCAAGGTGGAAAGCCGCATCCCTCAAGAAGTCCTGGACGAGTTAATAAAACGGGGGCATCCAGTCGAAAAGCTGGAAGCAGCCTATACCGATT from the Brevibacillus brevis genome contains:
- the ggt gene encoding gamma-glutamyltransferase; this translates as MSFWKKLSTVALTAVIGVSTFSGAQAANRPTSMSPNAMVTTPHYLATAAALKTLENGGNAVDAAITAASTLAVVYPHYTTIGGDNFWLIYNAKTKELKALNGSGRAGEKATIDYYKGKGYEKIPSRGYESANTVPGVVSGWWEAYNYAHKSMGNSKLQWHKLLEPAIGYAENGYPVSPNQVYWTKYATDPTDNDLKNLQRFDGFRKTFLKPNGDPYAAGEILKQKDLANTLRIIAKKGADGFYKGEVAKKIVADMQANGGLLTLKDFEKHTSTWADPISVDYRGYKAYNVPPNSQGMASLSILNVLNNFDLKSMGEGTPDYYHTIVEATKQSFADRDKWLTDPAFVDIPVDELLSKEHGKDLAARIDMKQAAKSVEPLDPKGDTTWFGIVDKDGNAVSIIQSHYFDWGSGIVAKDTGILLQNRGSYFSLDPKHINHLEPGKRTFHTINPAMLFKGDKPYLLYGTQGGEGQPQTQAALVTRIVDFGFSVQDAIEAPRWLHGRNWGSASNNLKVESRIPQEVLDELIKRGHPVEKLEAAYTDSMGQSGAILIDPQTNVKFGGADPRGEGAAMGY